GAAGCAAAAGAGAGGGATATCATGAGTTCTGCCGAAATTTGCAGCCGATGTGTAATGGATACCAGCGAAAAAATCATCGATTTTGACGAGAACGGCCATTGCTGTTACTGTCGGGAGGCAATAAAACGGTTGGAGGCCGGCGAATGGAATCGTCATGGAGAAGCCGAGTTGAAAGCCGTGTTCGATCGAATGAAAGCGGAGTGTTCCGGCAGAAAGTACGACTGCATCATCGGTATCTCCGGGGGCGTGGACAGTTCCTATGTCGCTTATATCGCCCACCGGTACGGGGTTCGAATGCTGGGGGTCCATGTGGATGCCGGGTGGAACACCCCGGTGTCTGAGAACAATATCCGGAAATTGTGCGAAAAGTATGGAGTCGATCTGGTTGTCGAGAAGGTTCCGCTCGACGAAATGATGGATCTGCAACGGGCTTATTTCATAAGCGGGGTTCCGAATCAGGATGTTCCCCAGGATCACGCTTTCTTCGCCGTTCTGTATCGCTATGCCATTGAACATGGAATCACCTGGATTCTGGAGGGGAGAAACTTTTCCTCCGAGTCGATTCTCGGACGTGGATTGCGCTTCGACCCGAAAGACAGCGTGAATCTGCTGGACATTCATGCGAAATTCGGCAGAATCCCTTTGAAGAAATTCCCGATCATGGACGAGAAGACTTTTTATGAGGATATTCCGCGAAAAAAACAGTTTCAGGTGTTTTCACCTCTGGACCTGATTGATTACAATAAATTTGAGGCGATCAAAATCCTGCATGCGGATTGCGGGTTTGAATATTACGGCGGGAAACACCTGGAATCCCGTTTCACCAAGCTTTACCAGAATTACATCCTTCCACAGAAATTCCATTGCGACAAGCGCCGGGCGCATCTCTCCAGCCTGATCGTTGCCGGACAGCTTTCGCGGGAGGACGCACTGGCCGAGCTGGCCCGGCCGCCTTATGGGGACCCTGCCGAGCTGGAAATGGATATCCGGTACTTTATCGACAAGGTTGGCCTGACTCGGGAGGAATTTGACCGGATCATGCAGGAAGAGCCTCGCGAACACACCGATTTCAAAGTGAACAAGTATTATCGTCGAAGCAAGCTGTTGAAAAATCCGTGGGTGCGGTTTGTGTTGTCTGTACCGGGTATCGGCTGGGGAAAACGCATCCTGAAACGCTGGTTCTGAGCAGACAATGCGGAAGAATATCCTCATTGTTTGCGACGCCTTCCCACCCGATTTTGCACCGAGGATGGGATATATGTGCAAATACTTGTCTGCGGCCGGGTGGCATTTTCATGTATTGCTTTCGGAACACGATGAATCCGGCAAACGGGATTATGGACATCTGGCGGGATTTGCCGAAGTTCACCGGATTCCGCGTCGGAAGCACGGTCGGTTTCGTCTTTTTCTGAATCGCATCTGTTCGCGTTTTGTGCCGCCTGCCGTGCCGTTTGCCGATCGGCAGGCCATGCTCGATACCGGCCGCAGAGTGATTCGGGAGCGGGATATCGAATTGGTTGTGGCCTCCTCCTATACCACCTGGCCTCTGCCGCTGGCCGGTCAGCTCGCACGAGAATCGGGTCTGCCCCTGCTGGTCGATCTCCGTGATATTCAGGAACAGTGGCCGGATAAGGGAGTGTGGTATCGACTTCAGCGCGGCATGCACCTCCGACATCTGTTGAAATGTCGGAACCGGGTTTTGCGGGAAGCTGCTGCCGTGACGACCGTCTCTGAATGGCATCAGAAAACGCTGTCGGCATTCAATTCGCGTACGGAATTGATATTCAACGGGTTTGATCCGGAGCTTTTTCGCCCGGAACCTCCCCGCGCCTCGCGTGTTTTTAAAATCGTTTATGCCGGAACGATCGGTGCGCTCTCCTTCCGCGATCCGGAATTGCTGTTTGCTGCCTGCGCCCGTCTGGTAAAAGCGGGAATCATTTCGCCGGATAAATTTAAAATCCAGTTTTACAGCGAAAACGGTGCAGAACGGCTGCTGGAAGAGCTTTTGCTGCGCTATCCGATCCGTGAATATCTGGATTTCCCCGGCTATGTCTCTCCTCAAGAGGTGCCGGGGGTGGTGGGGGACGCCCAGATCCTGCTGCTGCTCGCCAATCGCGGCAAGGGAGGAAATCCGACGGGAATCATGTCGACAAAACTGTTCGAATATCTCGCCGTCAATCGTCCTTTGCTGCTGGTCCGCAGTGACGAAGATTGCCTGGAACTCGAGATTCGCAGGACCCGGGCCGGAGCCGCCTGCCGCACAGTGGAAGAGGTTCAGGAGTTTCTGGAGAAACATTATCGTTATTGGCAGGAAAACGGCTGCACGGTAGGCTCTACCGATCTCGCCGCTTGTGACAAATACTCCCGGCGTACCCAGGCAGATCAGTTTGCGGTGCTGTTTGAAGCATTGATTGCCGGACGGAGTTTGAAATGAACATTCAATTCTTTTCCCGTTCCATGAATTACCCGCTTTATGTCCGCTCTCGCGGCAGCATACGGTTGCCGTGGCCCTGCAATCGTTACTTGTATACGACGGCCGACGGTTATTTTTACCGGATGCTGCGGAGCGATGCGGACATCGCCATCAATATTGATGAGGACGCCTTCGTCTATGACAACAAGCGCCTGCGCGAGCTCCTGGAGTTTTTTCTGGATCATCATTATGTGAACTGCGGGATGCCGGACGGCGGAGTTGTGGAGACTAAACAGGACAACCCGCTTGTAACCAATGCTTTCTTCAATATTCTGGACTTGAGGATCATTCGCCGGAATTTCAGCATGAAGCTTCTTGCCGATTACCGGGTCTGGAAGCCGGAATGGGAAACCCTGATTCCGGCACACATGATGAGGACTCCTTACCGTTTCTGGATGTATGAGCCCTATTACCCATTTTTCTGTTATCTGGCCGTCAATTTCAAGACGCTCTATTTGGATGCCAGGCCTCATCCGGATGGGATCAGCACTTGTCTGCTGGATCATCGCGGCGAGGTTTTTCTGCTTCACTCCTGGTTTTCGCGAGAGTACGGAGTTTCACCGGAGCATACGGCGAGGATCAATGCGCTTTTTGCGGAATGCGGCGGAGAATTACGGATTCCCGAATGGCGGCTGCAGGGAACCCGCCTTCTGGAGAGAATCGGGTTCAAATGTCTGTACCGTCCATATTTCAAGGGACGGTTGATGGCCGGTGCGGTCCGCCGGCGCCTGGACCGTTTCGCGAAGAAGGCGTGCCGGTGAGTGCTTCCGTTGCTTTCGGCCGGGAGCCGGCCCTTTCATTCCGGAACCGTTCGGCCTTCCGCCGGCGGCTGCTGGTGCTGGCGGCGCTCCTGCTGGCGGCGCTGATTCCGCGGCTGGTCTGTTTGCATTTTGCCGGTGTTCCACGGGATACCGTCAAATATCTGGCCTGTGCCGAAACCATCCGCAGCGGGGATAAAGAGAAACTGGACGCTTTCCCGGCGCACATCTGGTCTTACTGCCGGCTTCTGGCATTTTTCGAACCGCAGCATATGATGGCAGCCGGACGGATGCTGAATCTGCTGTGCGGTCTTCTCTTGATCGTGGTCTGCCGGCAGATGGGGGAGGAGATATCAGGCAGTGGAAAGGTCGCTGCCGCCGCTGCTCTGCTGGCAGCAGGAAATCCGTTTCTTGTGGAAAATTCCACGGTCGTTCTCCGCGATACGCCGGGGCTGCTGCTGTTCGCTGCAGCCCTGCTTTGCCTGCTTCGCGGCAGCCGGACGGAATTGCTGCGGTATTACGTGCTGGCCGGCATTGCCGGTGCGGCGGCCGTCGCAATCCGGCTCGAGGAGGCGGAGCTGCTGCTTTGCGGCGCTTTGATAGCCGGTTATCAGAAAATGGAATGCGGCAGGATACAGTGGCGCGGGTGGTTCTGCTTTGCCGCCGTATTGCTGGTGACCTTTTTCGTCATTCTGCTCAGCCTGGTTCCGCTCTCCGCTTCCGGATGGGGACTCATTCTGGATTTCTGGATGAAAATCCGGTTTCATCTTTGGGGGAGTGCCTGAGAGATATGCATTACTGGGACAGCCTGAACAGTATCATCCGCTGTTCGTTCGAACCGGTTTTCGTCATTGGATGTGCGGTGTTCGCTATGGCGTTCTGGCTGCCTGGCCGACAGCCGCGGATAAGGATGTTGCGGCTGCTGGCGTGTCTGGCCGGAGCAATGGTGCTCTGGCGGGTCGTAGTCGGTCTGGCGTCAAGCCGTTACGCGGCAAATCCGGCTCTGCTGTTTTTTCTCGGTTGCGCGGTGCTTGTCGAACCGGAATGGTGGCCGGGACGTCTGGGGAGGTGGAGGAGGCGGTGCGGGATTCTGCTTATCGGTATCGTGGTGCTCGCCGGAATGGGCAGGAGTATGAAGGTTGCTTGCAACATCAAAGATTTTACCGCGATATCTTCGGCCCTCGAACGGCTGACGGCAAAGAGTATTCGGCCGAAGATCATTGTGCTGAATCGGGAAGCTGCGCGGATTGGCTATTTTTTCCGGGGTTGTCCTGTATTCGATGGTACTGTTTCCGAAAAGGCTCGGGTCGAATTGCAGTATTCGGATTGGGAAAACGATATCGTCTTGTTCGTCGGGGATCCGGAAAGAATGAAAGTGTTTTCGGAGGAGTTTCCGGGGGGGCTGCAGGCGGATGAGGTATTTCTTGATTCCGGCACCGGTTTTCGGATCTACCGCCGGATAAATCAGGCGTTTTCGTCGCACCGGGCGCTGGTCGCCGGAGAGGCAGCCGCCCGTCTGGCACCGGATGAATGCGGGGAGGACTTCGAGAATCCGGTTCCGACAGATGCGGTTCGCCGCCCCGAATTCGGGGAATTGCAGAAGCGCGGCTTGGAACTGCCGGCTTCACCGTTTCCGTTTTCGGCGAAACTGATTCCGAATCCGGGACACCGCTTCAATCATATCCGCGACGGCGTGATCCGGCTGATCGGTCCGGAGTCGCCTGAACATATTGCCGGCCGTTATTCTCTGTTGGCGGATCTGAAAACGGATTCCGGCGGTTTCAATCTGGAAGCTGTGCCGCTGACGAAAGGGGAACTGCGCGGAGAACTGCTTTTCCGCGGAGGGGCTGGAGCGCGCATCGAGGTTCTCGGCATTGAAATTCCGGACGGCAGCCAGCCGAGACGCACGGTGTCGATCGCCCGGGCCGGATGTCCGGCTCCCGGCAAAATCTACAAGCTGGAATGGAGTTACCGGGCGGAACCGGAACGGAACATTCGTCAGGTGATTCCCGTACTGCTGCTCAATGGCCGGATTGTCATCGACAATATCCGCGTGGTTTCAGGAAAGAGACAGGAATGAAAATCACTTATATCGCACCATTCAGTCCCGGATGCACCGGCAGAATGAGGGGTGAGTGCCTGCTGCGGAATTTCCCATCGGCTGAGTTCACCGTGATTGATACGGCGGTTCCTCTGCAGGACACGTCGCGTCTGTGGCGAAGCATCGGCTGGCGATTTCAGGTCGGTCCGATGATTTCCGGTCTGAATGAATATATTCGTCGAAGGATTCCGGCAAAGACACAGGAACTGATCTGGGTGGACAAGGCAGTATTTCTTACGCCGGAACTCACCCGGTTGCTGCGGGATCGGGCAAAGTTGCTGGTTCATTACACGCCGGATATGGCATTTTGCGCCAATCGATCCGCTCTGTTCTACAGGAGTGCACATTATTATGATTATCTGATCACGACCAAAACCTGCGAAGCGAACGATTACCGGCGGCTGGTGGACGCCGGTAAAACGCAAATCATCATGACGACCCAGGGGTTTCAGGCTCAGCTTCATCGGCCGGTCGTTCCGTTTGAACGGAAAAAGGGGGTCGTGTTCATCGGACTGCATGAGCCGTCGCGGGAGCTGGTTCTCGATCGCCTGCTTGCCGGCGGTGTGCCGCTTCTTCTGGCGGGAGTCGGCTGGGAGTCGTTCGTCCGCAGGCATCGGCTGCCGCATCTGGATTATCGTGGGAGATCGCTTTTCGGTGATTCGTATGTAGAGGCCGTCTCCGGCGGCATGTTCGCCTGGGGGGCGCTCTCCAAGCGTTTCCCGGAGCGGCACACGACCAGAACCTTTGAAATTCCCGCCTGCGGAACTGCGCTGATCACGGAGCGGAATGAGGAAATTTCCGTTTTTTTTGGGGAGAAAGAAGCAATATTTTACTCTTCTGTCGGGGAAATGATTGAAAAAATTTTTTACTATCAGGCGCATCCGGATGAATTACGGCAGTTGACTGTTCGCGGAAACGCAGCCGTACATGCCCGGGCTCTGGATTATGACAGCATCATTTCCGGGCTTCTCCGTTCCATGGGGGTGGAGAAATGCTGATCTTCTTTTCCGGTTCGATCGGAGACACGCTGATCTGTCTGCCGTTCCTGCGGGAACTGAGGCGGCGGAATCCGGGTGAAACGATCGCCCTCCTTCATGATGATGCCCAGACCGGCTGCCGTGAACTGCTGGAAAACTCCGGTTATATCGACGTGTTTCTGACTTATCACGCCGAATCCGGCCCGGCGGGGAAAATCCGACTCTTTTTCCGGCTTTTCCGGCTTTTGCGCCCGTACCGTTTCCGAAAGCTGGTTTATCTGCTGCGGACCCAACGGGGGCTGTCGTTCCGGCTTCGTCGCGACATGGCGTTTTTTGGGTTGCTGGGTATTCGGGAATTCGTCGGGATACATCGCTTGTTCGAATTGCCGGAACCGTCCGAAAACGGTGCCCTGCCGATGGTTCCTCATCATTATGATTTGCTTGCGGAACGTCTGAAAGCGGATGGAATCATTCCGATGGCGGACAGCGATGCCGTTTTCCCTCTCAGTTTCACTCCGGAGGAACAGGAGAAAGCAGCCGGCTGGAGCCGGAGGCTCCGGAAGGCAGCCGGACATCGGCGTCCCATTGCGGTCGGCATAGGGGGAAACAAGGCGGTCTGCCGCTGGCCGCTGGAATATTATGCGGAAGTGCTTCGGAGCCTGATTGCCGAAGACAATATTTTTCCTGTTTTCTTCGGAGGGAAAGCGGATGGCGAGAGGATCGCTTCCCTGTGTTCGGAATTGCTCTGCGGCGCTTCGGCCTCCAGTTTCGGCAGCCTGAGCTTGCGTGAATGTGTCGGTGCAATGCGCAGCTGTGCCTGGTATCTCGGCAATGACACCGGCACGCTGCATATGGCGGTGGCGGCCGAATTGAAATGTGTCGCCGTCTATTCGGCACATAACTACCGCGGTCTGTGGTACCCGTACGGAGACGGTCACCGGGTGCTCCGCTCGTCGGTTCCCTGTGAAGTATGTTTTCGGCAGGAGTGCGGATTCGGGAATCCGCCGCCGTGCTTGCTGGATATCAAGCCTGCGGCTGTACTGAAGGAGTGTCGTGCATTGAATGGTGAAATCAGATGAGGAAAATCGCTGTCATCAGCGCCAACCCGGTTGAGTTCTATCCGCCGCTTCGGAATCTGCTGCGGGACCCCCGCTGGAAGGGGCACCGGGTAACGCTTTACTCCATGCTTTCCCGGAAACGTTCCGGGCTTCAATTTCAAGCTGACGGTATTCGGTGCGTCCGCACGGTGCAGCGGCGTTCGCGCTTCTCGTGCCTGAATCTTCTGGATCGGTTGTGGTTTTCCTTTCGGGTGTTGGGCGGGCTGATCATTTCCCGGCCGGATCGGATATTGTACATCGAATCCAATTCGGCGCTGCCGGTATACTGGTACCGGCGGTATTTCAACCGGAAAGTCGGAATCTTTATCCACTATTATGAATATGCGGAGCCGGAGCAATATGCCCGCGAGCCGTGGAACGGTTACTGCCACGGGAAGGAGTTATATCTCTATGGTTTGCTGAACTGGTGTTCGCATTGCAACAGCAGGCGGCTGGAATTTTTCTGCCGGGACTGGGGAGTGCCGCCGGAACTGTCTCACGTCGTGCCGAACTATCCGCCGCGGGAGTGGCAGGCACACTTCCGGGAGCGCCGGAGCTTTTCCGCTCCCCTGAAGGCCGTCTACATCGGGAGTCTCTCCAATGATACGATGTATGTTCGTGAATTCGCGGCATTCGTGATGGCGCAGGGGGGCCGGATTCACTGGGATATTTTCGCATTCAATCACGATGGCGAAACCCGCCGTGAACTTGAAGAACTCGGCTGCCCCTGGATCCGCTTTTTTCCGGAAGGTGTCGAATACGACAGAATTCCGGCGCTGCTGGACGGATATGATGTCGGTATTCTGCTGTACCGTGGACATTCCATGAATTACCGTTACAACGAGACCAATAAATTCTACGAATACCTGATCTGCGGCCTGGATGTGTGGTTCCCCTCCTCCATGTTGTTGCTGCACGGTTATCAGAAGAGGGGGACTTTCCCCTGTGTAACCATGGCGGATTTCGGAGAGTTGAAGTCGTTCGACTGGGAATGTGCGGCATCGCACGAGGGTGTGCCGTGCCGGAAGCCGTTGTTTGCGGCGGAGGACGCGAACAGTCAGTTGATTGCCGCACTTACGGCAGGGAGGGGCAGATGAGGAAGCGGCGTCCGATTATCGTGAGCCCGTCCGGAAATCTCTACGGCAGTGAGAAGGTTCTGCTGGATTTTCTCGCCACGGCGGAAGAGGATTATGAAATATATCTGCCGGAAGGACGGCTTCGAAGGAGAATCGCCGGGCAGTTGCCGCAGGTCCGGCTCCGGGTTTTCAGCCGTGTACAGCTATTGTATCCGGAATTGTTCCTCCGGATGATTTTTTCGAGCCGGAGGTTTCTCTACTGTAATGAGGGCGGGCATATCCGCCGTATCGGACTGCTCGCCCGGCTGCTGCCGCACAAGCGCTTCTTCGTGCATCTGCGCATTGCAGAGGACTGCGGCCCGGCCCGGCTGCGGAATCTTCCGGACAATGTCACTTTGATCGTCGTGTCTGATTATCTCATGGGACTCCTGCCTGAAATGGTCCGGGCGAAAAGCGTCCGGCTTCACGATCCGTATCTGGCGTCCGGCCGAAAAGGGGATTCGGGCCGGTTTCGGATGTCGCCGCTGCCGAAAATCGGCGTTGTCGGCAGAGTGACCCGCACAAAAGGACTGCAGGAACTGGCTGGCTTGACGGACTACGCGGAGGCGCACGGAACTGAATTGGAAATCCATCTCTTCGGCAGTTTCGATCCGACGGAAGAGGCGGTTTGTGCTTTTCGGCGGAAGATGGAGTGTTACCGCTTTGTCCGCATCGTCTTTGAAGGTTTCGTCGAACACATGGAGGCGGCTTACGATTCGATGGATGTCATCTGGCATTTCAGTCTGACCGAGCCACTGGGCAGGATTTTCTTTGAGGCGCTGGATTCCGGAACATTTTTTACCGGTTTCGATTCCGGCGGAATCGGCGAGATCGGGCATGAACTCGGATTATCCGGTTTTCTGGTGGAATACGGAGAGGGCTGGGAGAAGCGTTTCCTCGCTTCCCTGAAACGGCTGCACGGGCAGGATGCGCACAAGGCATTCTGCCGTGCCGCGAAAAAAATGCAGGAGGCGTTTTCTCCTTCGGGATATGCCCGTGCATTGGAGACTCTGTTCAAAAAATGAACGAGAAGAAATACACCCTGATTTTGCTCGCCTCGTCCCTGCTTGCGGGAGGAGTGACGGAAAGCTGGGCCGTTCTCGGAATCGGCTGGGCTGTGTGGGCTGCGGTGGTATTCAGCATACGGTGGGGAGAGAGAATTCCAGTGCTGGAGCTGGCGCAAATGCTCGCCGGGCTGCAATGGATCATTGCGCCGATTCTGATCTACCATTTGCCGGATGTGGAAAAATATCCGATGGAGATCCCTCAGGCATATTATCTGTCGATTGTGGTGCCGGCTTACCTCTGTTTCTGCTTCGGGATCACGCTCTTCAATGTACCGGTCCGCTATTTGCCCGCGCTTCAGGAGAAACCGGAGTTTTTGAAGGTGCTGCTGGCGGCGGCTGCAATCGGTTACGGGCTGGGGCTGACACCGCTTGCAGGCAGTACGTTTCCGCATATGCTGAGTGAATTGCTGGGCTGCTCCGTTATTTTCGCCATGTACCGGTGTTCGAAGCGGACGGCGTGGATTCTGTTTGGTATAT
This DNA window, taken from Victivallis lenta, encodes the following:
- a CDS encoding glycosyltransferase, yielding MRKNILIVCDAFPPDFAPRMGYMCKYLSAAGWHFHVLLSEHDESGKRDYGHLAGFAEVHRIPRRKHGRFRLFLNRICSRFVPPAVPFADRQAMLDTGRRVIRERDIELVVASSYTTWPLPLAGQLARESGLPLLVDLRDIQEQWPDKGVWYRLQRGMHLRHLLKCRNRVLREAAAVTTVSEWHQKTLSAFNSRTELIFNGFDPELFRPEPPRASRVFKIVYAGTIGALSFRDPELLFAACARLVKAGIISPDKFKIQFYSENGAERLLEELLLRYPIREYLDFPGYVSPQEVPGVVGDAQILLLLANRGKGGNPTGIMSTKLFEYLAVNRPLLLVRSDEDCLELEIRRTRAGAACRTVEEVQEFLEKHYRYWQENGCTVGSTDLAACDKYSRRTQADQFAVLFEALIAGRSLK
- a CDS encoding glycosyltransferase; this translates as MRKRRPIIVSPSGNLYGSEKVLLDFLATAEEDYEIYLPEGRLRRRIAGQLPQVRLRVFSRVQLLYPELFLRMIFSSRRFLYCNEGGHIRRIGLLARLLPHKRFFVHLRIAEDCGPARLRNLPDNVTLIVVSDYLMGLLPEMVRAKSVRLHDPYLASGRKGDSGRFRMSPLPKIGVVGRVTRTKGLQELAGLTDYAEAHGTELEIHLFGSFDPTEEAVCAFRRKMECYRFVRIVFEGFVEHMEAAYDSMDVIWHFSLTEPLGRIFFEALDSGTFFTGFDSGGIGEIGHELGLSGFLVEYGEGWEKRFLASLKRLHGQDAHKAFCRAAKKMQEAFSPSGYARALETLFKK
- a CDS encoding glycosyltransferase family 39 protein; the encoded protein is MSASVAFGREPALSFRNRSAFRRRLLVLAALLLAALIPRLVCLHFAGVPRDTVKYLACAETIRSGDKEKLDAFPAHIWSYCRLLAFFEPQHMMAAGRMLNLLCGLLLIVVCRQMGEEISGSGKVAAAAALLAAGNPFLVENSTVVLRDTPGLLLFAAALLCLLRGSRTELLRYYVLAGIAGAAAVAIRLEEAELLLCGALIAGYQKMECGRIQWRGWFCFAAVLLVTFFVILLSLVPLSASGWGLILDFWMKIRFHLWGSA
- a CDS encoding CgeB family protein — protein: MELPGGTGTEHSSGDSRTAAQWPDCHRQYPRGFRKETGMKITYIAPFSPGCTGRMRGECLLRNFPSAEFTVIDTAVPLQDTSRLWRSIGWRFQVGPMISGLNEYIRRRIPAKTQELIWVDKAVFLTPELTRLLRDRAKLLVHYTPDMAFCANRSALFYRSAHYYDYLITTKTCEANDYRRLVDAGKTQIIMTTQGFQAQLHRPVVPFERKKGVVFIGLHEPSRELVLDRLLAGGVPLLLAGVGWESFVRRHRLPHLDYRGRSLFGDSYVEAVSGGMFAWGALSKRFPERHTTRTFEIPACGTALITERNEEISVFFGEKEAIFYSSVGEMIEKIFYYQAHPDELRQLTVRGNAAVHARALDYDSIISGLLRSMGVEKC
- a CDS encoding glycosyltransferase family 9 protein, coding for MLIFFSGSIGDTLICLPFLRELRRRNPGETIALLHDDAQTGCRELLENSGYIDVFLTYHAESGPAGKIRLFFRLFRLLRPYRFRKLVYLLRTQRGLSFRLRRDMAFFGLLGIREFVGIHRLFELPEPSENGALPMVPHHYDLLAERLKADGIIPMADSDAVFPLSFTPEEQEKAAGWSRRLRKAAGHRRPIAVGIGGNKAVCRWPLEYYAEVLRSLIAEDNIFPVFFGGKADGERIASLCSELLCGASASSFGSLSLRECVGAMRSCAWYLGNDTGTLHMAVAAELKCVAVYSAHNYRGLWYPYGDGHRVLRSSVPCEVCFRQECGFGNPPPCLLDIKPAAVLKECRALNGEIR
- a CDS encoding N-acetyl sugar amidotransferase, yielding MSSAEICSRCVMDTSEKIIDFDENGHCCYCREAIKRLEAGEWNRHGEAELKAVFDRMKAECSGRKYDCIIGISGGVDSSYVAYIAHRYGVRMLGVHVDAGWNTPVSENNIRKLCEKYGVDLVVEKVPLDEMMDLQRAYFISGVPNQDVPQDHAFFAVLYRYAIEHGITWILEGRNFSSESILGRGLRFDPKDSVNLLDIHAKFGRIPLKKFPIMDEKTFYEDIPRKKQFQVFSPLDLIDYNKFEAIKILHADCGFEYYGGKHLESRFTKLYQNYILPQKFHCDKRRAHLSSLIVAGQLSREDALAELARPPYGDPAELEMDIRYFIDKVGLTREEFDRIMQEEPREHTDFKVNKYYRRSKLLKNPWVRFVLSVPGIGWGKRILKRWF